In Haladaptatus cibarius D43, the sequence AACACAATCCCGAGCTGAAAGAAGAACTCGACAGGAGAATGGAAACGATTCAGTCGCGGGGTGAGGACGAATGAGCGATTCGAACGAAGACGACTCCGCGCTTCCAACAGGCGTCGAGCGCAGGCAGTTCGGCGGCGAAAGCCGACTGGCCACGCGGGGAGAACCCGTCTACGGCGAACCGACGGACGGCGACTGCCGGTGCTGGGACGCCCGGCGCTCCAAGTTGGCCGCGATGCTGGAACACGGGATGGACACCGGGCTACAAGGTGACGAGACGGTGCTCTATCTCGGCGCGGCCAGCGGAACCACCGTAAGCCACGTCGCCGACTTCTCCGGCCCGACCTACGCAGTCGAGTTCGCGCCGCGTCCGACCCGCGACCTGTTGGACGTGGCTGAATCCCGGGACAATCTCTTTCCGCTGTTGAAGGACGCCCGAAAACCGGCGACCTATGCGCACGTGGTCGAATCGGATGTGGACGTTATCGTTCAAGACGTGGCCACCCGCGGACAAGCGCGGGTTGCCTGCGAGAACAGGCAATTTCTCGAAGATGACGGACGCCTTCTACTTGCGATTAAAGCCAGAAGCGAGGACGTGGCGAGCGACCCGGAAATCGTGTTCGACCACGCACGCGAATCGCTCAAAGAGGAGTTCGAAATCGTGGAAACCCGACGACTCGAACCGTTCCACACCGACCACCTCGGCATCGTCGCAGTTCCCCGGTAGGGGTCGCCGTCTCCGGAAGTATTTACGTGTCGGGTTGCTAATCTCGGGAAAATGGAGTTGGGTTCGGCCGAGAATTTCACGGAGATGGGTACCCTCGGCGTCGAAGAGGAGTTTTTCGTCGTTGACGAGCGAGGCGTCCCGACCGCGGGCACCGACGAACTCGTCTACGAAACAGACCCGCCGGACATCCTCGAAGACCGTCTCGACCACGAGTTGTTTAAATGTGTTATCGAAACGCAGACGCCGAAAACGACGCTTTCGGACGTCGATGACGACGTGCGGGCGGTTAGAGAGGCACTGGTGGAACACGCGGGGTCGCAGGGATTCGGTATCGCGGCGGCGGGTCTGCATCCGGGTGCAAAGTGGCGGGAGCTGAAACACGCCGAGAAAGAACGGTATCGCGCGCAACTCGAACGGATTCAGTATCCACAGCATCGAAATACGACCGCGGGGCTGCACGTCCACGTCGGCGTTGACGACGCCGACGCCGCGGTGTGGGTGGCGAACGAAGTTCGGTGGTATCTGCCAGTTATGCTGGCG encodes:
- a CDS encoding fibrillarin-like rRNA/tRNA 2'-O-methyltransferase; this encodes MSDSNEDDSALPTGVERRQFGGESRLATRGEPVYGEPTDGDCRCWDARRSKLAAMLEHGMDTGLQGDETVLYLGAASGTTVSHVADFSGPTYAVEFAPRPTRDLLDVAESRDNLFPLLKDARKPATYAHVVESDVDVIVQDVATRGQARVACENRQFLEDDGRLLLAIKARSEDVASDPEIVFDHARESLKEEFEIVETRRLEPFHTDHLGIVAVPR